One window of the Streptomyces sp. ITFR-21 genome contains the following:
- the aroQ gene encoding type II 3-dehydroquinate dehydratase, with protein sequence MSRPVLVLNGPNLGRLGSREPDVYGATSYAGLVEECGKVGAELGFDVEVRETNDEAELVRWLHEAADGRVPVVLNPGAFTHYSYALRDAAAQRTAPLIEVHISNPYAREEFRHTSVVAAVASGTIAGFGIGSYRLALRALSEQLPTTL encoded by the coding sequence GTGAGCCGCCCGGTCCTGGTGCTCAACGGCCCCAACCTGGGCCGGCTGGGCTCGCGCGAGCCCGACGTGTACGGCGCCACCTCGTACGCCGGGCTGGTCGAGGAGTGCGGCAAGGTCGGCGCGGAACTCGGCTTCGACGTCGAGGTCCGCGAAACCAACGACGAGGCCGAGCTGGTCCGCTGGCTGCACGAGGCCGCCGACGGCCGGGTCCCGGTCGTCCTCAACCCGGGTGCCTTCACCCACTACTCCTACGCGCTGCGCGACGCCGCTGCGCAGCGCACCGCGCCCCTGATCGAGGTGCACATCTCCAACCCCTACGCCCGCGAGGAGTTCCGCCACACCTCGGTGGTGGCGGCGGTCGCCTCCGGCACGATCGCGGGCTTCGGCATCGGCTCCTACCGCCTGGCCCTCCGCGCCCTGTCCGAGCAACTCCCGACCACCCTGTAG